The following are from one region of the Stanieria cyanosphaera PCC 7437 genome:
- a CDS encoding DUF29 domain-containing protein, which yields MSNNLYEQDYYLWIEDVLKKIQEKRWDEMDWENLWEEIDDMGKSQKQRLTSNLRILLMHLLKWEFQLEKRINSWKYTIIEHRRRILEQLESSPSLKNYLTLNLEAPYQKARKDTSLETNLSLNTFPNQCPYTIDVVLDENWFLE from the coding sequence ATGTCCAATAATTTGTATGAACAAGATTATTATCTATGGATAGAAGACGTACTAAAAAAAATCCAGGAAAAAAGATGGGATGAAATGGACTGGGAAAATTTGTGGGAAGAAATAGATGATATGGGGAAATCCCAAAAACAAAGACTAACTAGCAATCTACGAATTTTATTGATGCACTTGCTTAAATGGGAGTTTCAGCTAGAAAAAAGAATTAATAGTTGGAAATACACTATTATCGAACATCGTCGTCGAATCTTAGAACAATTAGAATCCAGTCCTAGTCTAAAAAATTATTTAACCTTAAACTTGGAAGCACCCTATCAAAAAGCTCGCAAAGATACATCATTAGAAACTAATTTATCTTTGAACACATTTCCTAATCAATGTCCCTATACAATTGATGTTGTTTTAGATGAAAATTGGTTTTTAGAATAA
- the uvrA gene encoding excinuclease ABC subunit UvrA — translation MPDSANTQDTIRIKGARQHNLKNINLELPRNQLIVFTGVSGSGKSSLAFDTIFAEGQRRYVESLSAYARQFLGQLDKPDVDAIEGLSPAISIDQKSTSHNPRSTVGTVTEIYDYLRLLFGRAGEPHCPHCDRSITPQTIDEMCDRVMSLPDGTKFLILAPVVRGKKGTHKQLLSSLAAQGFVRIRVDSEIRELVDKIELDKNYTHNLEVVVDRLIKKPNIQERLADSLATCLRLSSGIAFIEVLNDTANRTFDSEANNSQNGHLDQTDLPQEIVFSENFACPEHGGVIEELSPRLFSFNSPYGACPHCHGIGSLKTFAPELIVPDEKQPVYSAIAPWSDKDNTYYLSLLYSVGQAYGFDLQTPWQKLTKQQQQVLLHGSEEPILFYSDSSNGKGDGHFRHYLGIVKMLERNYQETNSDAIKQKLEQYLINQPCEVCHGKRLKPESLAVSLGQYRINDLVSVPIRDCLERVNHLQLTTRQALIGELALKEIKARLQFLLDVGLDYLTLDRAAMTLSGGEAQRIRLATQIGSGLTGVLYVLDEPSIGLHQRDNDRLLATLKKLRDLGNTLIVVEHDEDTIKNADHLVDIGPLAGVHGGEIVVQGSLQDLLQSEKSLTGAYLSHQKTIETPPQRREGKQVSLLLKNCQQNNLKNIDLEIPLGKFVCITGVSGSGKSTLVNELLYPALQHNLTRKKPFPNNLGGIKGLNAIDKVIVIDQSPIGRTPRSNPATYTGIFDSIRAIFAETIEAKARGYKQGRFSFNVKGGRCEACGGQGVNVIEMNFLPDVYVQCDVCKGARYNRETLQVKYKGYSIADVLDMTVEEAADVFQNIPRAAGRLQTLVDVGLGYIKLGQPAPTLSGGEAQRVKLASELSRRATGKTLYLIDEPTTGLSFYDVHHLLNVLQRLVDKGNSLIVIEHNLDVIRCADWIIDLGPEGGDKGGEIVAVGTPEEVAENQNSYTGKYLKQVLQRYPVSVGEN, via the coding sequence ATGCCAGACTCTGCCAACACCCAAGACACAATTCGCATCAAAGGTGCCAGACAACACAATCTAAAAAATATCAATCTCGAACTACCACGCAATCAATTAATTGTCTTTACTGGTGTATCTGGTTCAGGAAAATCTTCCCTTGCTTTTGATACAATTTTTGCCGAGGGACAAAGAAGATATGTCGAATCTCTTAGTGCTTACGCTCGTCAATTTCTGGGACAATTGGATAAACCAGATGTCGATGCGATCGAAGGTTTAAGTCCTGCAATTTCCATCGATCAAAAATCTACTTCCCATAATCCTCGTTCCACAGTAGGAACAGTTACAGAAATATATGACTATTTAAGACTTTTGTTTGGTCGTGCAGGTGAACCCCATTGTCCTCATTGCGATCGCTCTATTACGCCTCAGACGATTGATGAAATGTGCGATCGCGTGATGTCTCTTCCCGATGGTACTAAATTCCTCATTCTTGCACCTGTAGTCCGCGGCAAAAAGGGTACTCACAAACAACTATTATCTAGTTTAGCAGCCCAAGGTTTTGTCAGGATTCGTGTCGATTCTGAGATCAGGGAACTAGTAGACAAGATTGAGTTGGATAAAAATTATACTCATAACCTTGAAGTGGTTGTTGATCGTTTAATTAAAAAACCTAATATTCAAGAGCGTTTAGCAGATTCTCTTGCTACCTGTCTCCGTCTTTCCTCGGGTATTGCTTTCATAGAGGTATTAAATGATACAGCGAATCGAACCTTTGATTCTGAGGCTAATAATTCCCAAAATGGACATCTCGATCAAACAGATCTACCCCAAGAAATAGTTTTTTCTGAAAACTTTGCTTGTCCCGAACATGGAGGAGTAATCGAAGAATTATCCCCCAGATTATTTTCCTTCAATTCTCCTTATGGTGCTTGTCCTCATTGTCATGGCATTGGAAGTTTAAAAACCTTTGCACCAGAATTAATTGTACCTGATGAAAAACAACCAGTATATAGTGCGATCGCTCCTTGGTCAGATAAAGACAATACCTATTATCTTTCTTTACTTTACAGTGTCGGACAAGCTTATGGTTTTGATCTTCAAACTCCTTGGCAAAAATTAACCAAGCAACAACAACAGGTATTACTTCATGGTAGTGAAGAACCAATTTTATTTTATTCAGATTCTAGTAATGGTAAAGGAGATGGGCATTTTCGTCATTATCTTGGCATCGTGAAAATGCTGGAGAGAAACTATCAAGAAACTAATTCCGATGCAATCAAACAGAAATTAGAACAGTATTTAATCAATCAACCCTGTGAAGTTTGTCACGGTAAACGTCTCAAACCTGAATCTTTAGCAGTTAGTTTAGGACAGTATCGCATTAACGATTTAGTTAGTGTTCCCATCCGAGACTGTTTAGAGAGAGTCAATCATTTACAACTTACTACTCGGCAGGCATTAATTGGAGAATTAGCTCTCAAAGAAATCAAAGCTCGTTTACAATTTTTACTTGATGTTGGTTTAGATTATCTCACTCTCGATCGCGCTGCGATGACTTTATCGGGAGGAGAAGCACAAAGAATTCGGTTAGCAACTCAAATTGGTTCGGGTTTAACAGGAGTTTTATATGTTTTAGACGAACCCAGTATTGGTTTACATCAACGAGACAATGATCGTTTATTAGCTACCCTCAAAAAACTTAGAGACTTAGGTAACACGTTAATCGTAGTCGAACATGACGAAGACACAATCAAAAATGCGGATCATTTAGTTGATATTGGTCCTTTAGCAGGAGTACATGGAGGAGAAATAGTTGTTCAAGGAAGTTTACAAGATTTACTACAATCTGAAAAATCTCTCACAGGTGCCTATTTATCCCACCAAAAAACTATCGAAACTCCACCCCAAAGAAGAGAAGGAAAACAAGTTTCTCTTTTATTAAAAAACTGTCAGCAAAACAATCTTAAAAATATCGATCTTGAAATTCCTTTAGGAAAATTTGTCTGTATCACTGGGGTTTCTGGTTCGGGAAAATCAACTTTAGTTAATGAACTTTTATATCCTGCCTTGCAACACAATCTCACTCGTAAAAAACCTTTTCCCAATAACCTAGGTGGAATCAAAGGACTCAATGCTATTGATAAAGTAATCGTAATCGATCAATCTCCTATTGGGAGAACTCCTCGTTCCAACCCTGCAACTTACACAGGAATATTTGATTCAATTCGGGCAATTTTTGCCGAAACTATTGAAGCTAAAGCAAGAGGTTATAAACAAGGCAGATTTTCTTTCAATGTCAAAGGCGGACGTTGTGAAGCTTGTGGAGGACAAGGTGTTAATGTGATCGAAATGAACTTTCTTCCTGATGTCTATGTTCAATGTGATGTCTGTAAAGGTGCTAGATATAACCGCGAAACTCTTCAAGTTAAATATAAAGGTTATTCCATTGCGGATGTTTTAGATATGACCGTAGAAGAGGCTGCCGATGTCTTTCAAAATATTCCTCGCGCAGCAGGTCGTTTACAAACTTTAGTTGATGTTGGTTTGGGTTACATTAAATTAGGACAACCCGCACCTACTTTATCTGGTGGTGAAGCACAACGGGTTAAACTCGCCTCGGAATTGTCTCGTCGTGCCACAGGAAAAACTCTTTATTTAATTGATGAACCGACTACGGGTTTATCTTTTTATGATGTCCATCATCTATTAAATGTATTGCAGAGATTAGTAGATAAAGGTAATTCTTTAATCGTGATCGAACACAATTTAGATGTGATCCGTTGTGCCGATTGGATTATCGATTTGGGCCCCGAAGGTGGAGATAAGGGAGGAGAAATTGTCGCTGTTGGTACTCCTGAAGAAGTGGCGGAGAATCAGAATTCTTATACAGGAAAGTATTTAAAGCAGGTTTTGCAGCGTTATCCTGTTTCAGTTGGAGAGAATTGA
- a CDS encoding type II toxin-antitoxin system RelE family toxin has product MNYSINIKKRAANFLANLPERDYQKIRDNIRKLSKNPRPSGFLKLTGREG; this is encoded by the coding sequence ATGAATTACAGCATTAATATCAAAAAACGTGCTGCTAATTTTTTAGCTAATTTACCAGAGCGAGATTATCAAAAAATTAGAGATAATATTAGAAAATTAAGCAAAAATCCTAGACCATCGGGGTTTTTAAAATTAACAGGAAGAGAAGGTTGA
- the ispG gene encoding (E)-4-hydroxy-3-methylbut-2-enyl-diphosphate synthase — protein sequence MQTLDNPNLTANNSPAFDTTIHRRKTRPVQVGNVTIGGGYPVVVQSMINEDTLDIDGSVAAIRRLHEIGCEIVRVTVPSMAHAKALAEIKQKLAETYQPVPLVADVHHNGMKIALEVAKHVDKVRINPGLYVFEKPTGDRTEYTQAEFDEIGAKIRETLEPLVISLRDQGKAMRIGVNHGSLAERMLFTYGDTPEGMVESALEFIKICESLDFYNIVISLKASRVPVMLAAYRLMVKRMDELGMEYPLHLGVTEAGDGEYGRIKSTAGIGTLLAEGIGDTIRVSLTEAPEKEIPVCYSILQALGLRKTMVEYVACPSCGRTLFNLEEVLHKVREATKHLTGLDIAVMGCIVNGPGEMADADYGYVGKQSGYIALYRGREEIKRVPEDRGVEELINLIKTDGRWVDP from the coding sequence ATGCAAACTCTGGATAACCCTAATCTTACTGCTAATAACTCACCAGCTTTTGATACTACGATTCATCGTCGTAAAACTCGTCCTGTTCAAGTAGGTAACGTGACCATTGGCGGTGGCTATCCTGTAGTCGTGCAGTCAATGATTAACGAGGATACGTTAGATATTGATGGTTCTGTAGCTGCAATTCGCCGTCTTCATGAGATTGGATGCGAAATTGTCCGCGTGACAGTTCCTAGTATGGCACACGCCAAAGCTTTAGCAGAAATTAAGCAAAAACTAGCCGAAACCTATCAACCAGTTCCTTTGGTTGCCGATGTGCATCATAATGGCATGAAAATTGCCCTCGAAGTTGCCAAACACGTTGATAAAGTTAGAATTAATCCAGGCTTATACGTCTTTGAAAAACCAACAGGCGATCGTACTGAATATACTCAAGCAGAATTTGATGAAATTGGAGCAAAAATCCGTGAAACTTTAGAGCCTTTGGTAATTTCTTTAAGAGATCAAGGCAAAGCCATGCGGATTGGGGTTAATCATGGTTCTTTAGCCGAAAGGATGCTGTTTACCTACGGTGATACCCCTGAAGGCATGGTAGAATCTGCCCTTGAATTTATTAAAATTTGTGAATCTTTAGACTTTTATAATATAGTTATTTCTCTTAAAGCTTCTCGCGTCCCTGTCATGCTTGCTGCCTATCGTCTGATGGTCAAACGGATGGATGAGTTGGGCATGGAGTATCCTTTGCATCTAGGTGTAACTGAAGCAGGAGATGGAGAATATGGCAGAATTAAATCTACTGCGGGAATTGGAACTTTATTAGCTGAAGGTATTGGCGATACTATTCGGGTATCTCTCACCGAAGCACCAGAAAAAGAAATTCCTGTCTGCTATAGTATTTTGCAAGCTTTGGGACTACGCAAGACGATGGTAGAGTATGTCGCTTGTCCTTCTTGTGGTCGTACTCTGTTTAATTTAGAAGAAGTACTGCATAAAGTTCGCGAAGCAACTAAACACTTAACTGGTTTAGATATTGCTGTGATGGGGTGCATTGTTAATGGCCCTGGAGAAATGGCAGATGCAGACTATGGTTATGTAGGTAAACAATCGGGTTACATTGCCTTGTATCGCGGTAGAGAGGAAATTAAACGAGTACCAGAAGACCGAGGTGTGGAAGAATTGATTAATCTGATCAAAACTGATGGTCGTTGGGTCGATCCTTAA
- a CDS encoding cytosine deaminase, whose amino-acid sequence MILDSFNQDNYWLKNAHISSCFLKINTINSYPEQLVLVDIEIENGKIKQVLPARQKNNLDNSINLNKSIILPCLIDCHTHLDKGHIWQRSPNLDGTFDNALDIAIKDAEKYWQAEDVYRRMEFGIKCSYAHGTIALRTHIDCYGEQAEISLNVFQQLQQKWQDKITLQAVSLVSLDYYQTEAGITLADKIAEIGGILGGVAFMNPQLNSQLDTVFTLAKERNLDLDFHADENNDPNSICLKKIAEAAIRNQFKGKILCGHCCSLAVQSEEVVAKAIALVKQANLGVVSLPMCNLYLQDRKPGTTPFWRGVTKVHELKQAGIPVAFASDNCRDPFYGFGDHDVLEVFNQSVRIAHLDTPYSDWISSVTTTPADLMGLSDLGKIEVGQPANLIIFKARYFSELLSRSQHDRIVLRNGKPIDTTLPDYAELDDLVLQ is encoded by the coding sequence ATGATTTTAGATAGTTTTAATCAAGATAATTATTGGCTAAAAAATGCTCATATTTCTAGTTGTTTTTTAAAAATAAACACCATTAATTCTTATCCAGAACAGTTGGTTTTAGTAGATATAGAAATAGAAAATGGTAAAATTAAACAAGTTCTTCCTGCTCGACAAAAGAATAATTTAGATAATAGTATTAATTTAAATAAAAGTATCATTTTACCTTGTTTGATTGATTGTCATACCCATTTAGATAAAGGACATATTTGGCAACGTTCTCCTAATCTGGATGGAACTTTTGATAATGCTTTAGATATTGCTATTAAAGATGCCGAAAAATATTGGCAAGCTGAAGATGTTTATCGGCGAATGGAATTTGGAATTAAATGTAGTTATGCTCATGGAACAATTGCGCTGCGTACCCATATTGATTGTTATGGCGAACAAGCAGAAATTAGCCTCAATGTTTTTCAACAATTACAACAAAAATGGCAAGATAAAATCACTTTGCAAGCAGTTAGTTTAGTTAGTTTAGATTACTATCAAACTGAGGCAGGAATTACTTTAGCCGATAAAATTGCAGAAATTGGCGGGATTTTAGGAGGCGTTGCTTTTATGAATCCTCAATTGAACTCTCAGCTAGATACTGTATTTACCCTAGCCAAAGAACGAAATTTAGATTTAGACTTTCATGCCGATGAAAATAATGATCCAAATTCAATTTGTTTAAAAAAAATAGCCGAAGCAGCAATTCGTAATCAATTCAAAGGCAAAATTCTTTGTGGTCATTGTTGTAGTTTAGCAGTCCAGTCAGAAGAAGTTGTAGCCAAAGCGATCGCTTTAGTTAAACAAGCTAATCTTGGTGTAGTTAGTCTACCGATGTGTAACTTATATCTACAGGATCGCAAACCAGGAACAACTCCTTTTTGGCGCGGAGTAACCAAAGTCCATGAACTTAAACAAGCTGGTATTCCTGTAGCTTTTGCTAGTGATAACTGTCGCGATCCGTTTTATGGATTTGGTGATCATGATGTTTTAGAAGTATTTAATCAATCAGTCAGAATCGCTCATCTCGATACACCTTATAGTGATTGGATTAGTAGCGTTACTACAACTCCAGCTGATTTAATGGGATTATCTGATTTAGGTAAAATAGAAGTTGGTCAACCAGCTAATTTAATTATTTTTAAAGCTCGTTATTTTAGTGAACTATTATCGCGGTCGCAACATGACCGAATTGTGCTACGTAATGGCAAACCGATTGATACAACTTTACCAGACTATGCAGAATTAGACGACTTAGTTTTACAATAA
- a CDS encoding type II toxin-antitoxin system RelE family toxin, whose translation MRSGVYRVIYEIDDLNNKITILDIGHRRDIYR comes from the coding sequence ATTAGGAGCGGGGTTTATCGAGTTATTTATGAGATAGACGATCTCAACAATAAAATAACAATTCTCGATATTGGACACCGACGCGACATTTATCGGTAA